From the genome of Duffyella gerundensis, one region includes:
- the tctD gene encoding transcriptional regulator TctD: MRLLLVEDTTELARWLQKALTQAGFVVDWVADGLAADHLLQSEHYELVVLDLSLPRLDGLEVLARLRKRGQSLPVMLLTARGDLQDRVRGLNQGADDYLSKPFDLVELEARIRALLRRSHGQQSQTQVLGELVLFEQGYFHLQDKPLALTPRESSVLTTLMQRRGRPVSRQQLYEQTFTLADEASLESIELYVHRVRKKLAGSNVAIVTLRGLGYSLECQPCG, translated from the coding sequence ATGCGTCTCTTACTGGTGGAAGATACGACGGAGCTGGCGCGCTGGCTGCAAAAAGCGCTGACCCAGGCGGGGTTTGTGGTGGATTGGGTCGCCGATGGCCTTGCCGCCGATCATCTGTTGCAAAGCGAACACTATGAACTGGTGGTGCTGGATCTGTCGTTGCCGCGGCTTGATGGTCTTGAGGTGCTGGCGCGGCTGCGCAAGCGTGGGCAGAGCCTGCCGGTGATGCTGCTGACGGCGCGCGGCGATCTGCAGGATCGCGTGCGCGGGTTGAATCAGGGTGCCGATGATTACCTCAGCAAGCCTTTTGATCTGGTTGAGCTGGAGGCGCGCATTCGTGCGCTGCTGCGTCGCAGCCACGGACAGCAGAGCCAGACGCAGGTGCTGGGTGAACTGGTGCTGTTTGAGCAGGGCTATTTTCATCTGCAGGATAAACCGCTGGCGCTAACGCCGCGCGAATCGAGCGTGCTGACCACGCTGATGCAGCGCCGTGGTCGCCCGGTTTCGCGCCAGCAGCTGTATGAGCAGACGTTCACCCTGGCTGATGAGGCGAGCCTCGAGAGCATTGAACTTTACGTTCATCGCGTCAGAAAAAAACTGGCCGGCAGCAATGTGGCCATCGTTACCCTGCGCGGCCTCGGCTACAGCCTTGAGTGCCAGCCATGCGGTTAA
- a CDS encoding Bug family tripartite tricarboxylate transporter substrate binding protein → MKKTLCRAITCALLTVATAPAFAAEAPSRTECIAPAKPGGGFDLTCKLLQVSLQQTKQITSPMRVTYMPGGVGAVAYNAIVAQRPAEAGTVVAFSGGSLLNLSQGKFGRYNVNDVKWLGAVGTDYGILAVRSDSPWTSLKEVMTAIKNDPNKVVVGAGASIGSQDWMKTALIAKAADVDPRKMRYVAFEGGGETVTALLGNHIQMMSGDMSEMVPHLQGGKLRVLAVLADQRLPGDLANIPTAKEQGYDVSWPIIRGFYLGPKVTDAEYQWWESAFKTMMASDEFKKQRDMRGLFEFNMTGPELDAYVKKQVAMYREQAKAFGLAK, encoded by the coding sequence ATGAAAAAAACACTTTGTCGCGCCATTACCTGCGCCTTGCTGACCGTCGCTACCGCCCCTGCTTTTGCTGCCGAAGCGCCGTCACGCACTGAATGTATTGCCCCGGCCAAGCCCGGCGGCGGCTTTGATCTCACCTGTAAATTACTGCAGGTTTCGCTACAGCAAACCAAACAGATTACGTCGCCCATGCGCGTGACCTACATGCCTGGCGGCGTTGGCGCGGTAGCTTACAATGCGATAGTCGCACAGCGCCCGGCTGAAGCGGGCACCGTGGTCGCCTTCTCCGGCGGCTCCCTGCTAAACCTGTCACAAGGCAAATTCGGCCGTTATAACGTTAACGACGTCAAATGGCTGGGCGCGGTCGGCACCGACTACGGCATCCTGGCAGTGCGCAGCGACTCGCCGTGGACCTCGCTGAAAGAGGTAATGACAGCGATCAAAAACGATCCCAATAAAGTGGTGGTCGGCGCGGGCGCCTCGATCGGTAGCCAGGACTGGATGAAAACGGCGCTGATCGCCAAAGCCGCCGACGTCGATCCACGCAAAATGCGCTATGTCGCCTTTGAAGGCGGCGGCGAGACGGTCACCGCCCTGCTCGGCAATCATATCCAGATGATGTCCGGTGACATGAGCGAAATGGTGCCGCACTTGCAGGGCGGCAAACTGCGCGTGCTGGCGGTGCTGGCCGATCAGCGTTTGCCTGGCGACCTGGCCAACATTCCTACCGCTAAAGAGCAGGGTTACGACGTCTCCTGGCCGATCATTCGCGGCTTCTATCTGGGTCCAAAAGTGACCGATGCAGAGTATCAGTGGTGGGAATCCGCCTTCAAAACCATGATGGCCAGCGACGAGTTTAAAAAGCAGCGCGATATGCGTGGGCTGTTTGAATTCAACATGACCGGCCCGGAACTGGATGCCTACGTGAAAAAACAGGTAGCCATGTATCGCGAGCAGGCAAAAGCCTTTGGCCTGGCGAAATAA
- a CDS encoding tripartite tricarboxylate transporter TctB family protein, protein MSDRIFASLWLLLCIGGLFIGAGIQSEYSYEPVGPRPFPMIILGLMAVCALLMLFKKPDSIAWPHKNTLGRLVALAAMMMLYGWQFENLGFPLCTTLLTFGIGLLFGATWWAAALSGVIMGISLFYAFDRLLEVTLPIGSWLS, encoded by the coding sequence ATGAGCGATCGTATTTTTGCCAGCCTGTGGCTGCTGCTCTGCATCGGCGGCCTGTTTATCGGCGCAGGCATTCAAAGCGAATACAGCTATGAACCGGTGGGGCCTCGGCCCTTTCCGATGATTATTCTTGGTCTGATGGCGGTTTGTGCGCTGCTGATGCTGTTTAAAAAACCGGACAGCATCGCGTGGCCACATAAAAATACGCTGGGTCGACTGGTGGCGCTGGCGGCGATGATGATGCTGTATGGCTGGCAGTTCGAAAACCTCGGTTTTCCGCTCTGCACCACGCTGTTGACCTTTGGTATTGGCCTGCTGTTCGGCGCGACCTGGTGGGCAGCGGCCCTCTCCGGCGTGATCATGGGCATCTCGCTGTTTTACGCCTTTGATCGCCTGCTGGAAGTGACGTTACCGATCGGTAGCTGGCTAAGTTAA
- a CDS encoding tripartite tricarboxylate transporter permease, with protein METWSFLMQGFAVAMTPTNLFIALTGCFIGTIVGLLPGLGPINGVAILMPLAFALHLPAESALILLATVYIGCEYGGRISSILLNVPGDAGAIMTALDGYPMAQQGKAGVALSISAVSSFVGSTIAILGIILFAPLLASWSLAFGPAEYFALMVFAIACLGSMMSHNPLKSFLAALIGLGMATVGVDANTGVYRFTFDSVHLSDGIQFVVVVIGLFSVSEILLMLESTRSGQKVVRASGRMMFNMKEAAQCTGATLRSSLVGFFVGVLPGAGATIASAIAYMSEKKISGSDQFGKGDIRGVAAPEAANNASACGSFIPMLTLGIPGSGTTAVMVGALTLYNITPGPAMFTEQPDIVWGLIAALLIGNVMLLVMNIPMINIFARMLSIPLWFLVPAIAAISAVGVYAVHSTTFDLLLMVALGIFGYILRKMDFPMSPLILGFVLGEMLEQNLRRALSISNGNLPILWESLICKVLLILAITVLLVPPLWKRWRRKRLALAAE; from the coding sequence ATGGAAACCTGGTCTTTTTTAATGCAGGGTTTTGCCGTCGCCATGACGCCAACCAACCTGTTTATCGCCCTGACCGGCTGTTTTATCGGCACCATCGTTGGCCTGTTGCCGGGGCTGGGGCCAATCAACGGCGTGGCGATTTTGATGCCGCTGGCGTTTGCGCTGCATCTGCCCGCTGAGTCGGCGCTAATCCTGCTGGCAACGGTCTATATCGGCTGCGAATATGGCGGACGTATCTCATCGATATTGCTGAATGTGCCAGGCGATGCGGGGGCGATCATGACCGCGCTCGACGGCTATCCCATGGCCCAGCAGGGCAAGGCGGGCGTCGCCCTGTCGATTTCAGCGGTCAGCTCTTTTGTCGGCTCTACCATCGCTATCCTCGGCATTATCCTGTTCGCTCCGCTGCTGGCCAGCTGGTCACTGGCGTTCGGCCCGGCGGAATATTTCGCCCTGATGGTGTTCGCTATCGCCTGCCTCGGCAGCATGATGAGCCATAACCCGCTGAAATCTTTCCTGGCCGCGTTGATTGGACTTGGCATGGCCACGGTGGGCGTGGACGCCAACACCGGCGTGTACCGCTTTACCTTCGACAGCGTGCATCTCTCCGACGGCATTCAGTTTGTGGTGGTGGTTATCGGCCTGTTCTCGGTCAGCGAGATTCTGCTGATGCTGGAATCCACCCGCAGCGGTCAGAAAGTGGTGCGCGCCAGCGGCCGCATGATGTTCAATATGAAAGAGGCGGCCCAGTGTACCGGCGCCACGCTGCGTTCCTCGCTGGTGGGCTTTTTCGTCGGTGTGCTGCCGGGTGCGGGCGCCACTATCGCCAGCGCTATCGCCTACATGAGCGAGAAAAAGATCAGCGGCAGCGACCAGTTCGGGAAAGGCGATATCCGTGGTGTCGCGGCGCCGGAAGCGGCCAACAACGCCTCTGCCTGCGGCTCGTTCATTCCGATGCTGACGCTGGGCATTCCCGGCTCCGGCACTACTGCGGTAATGGTCGGCGCGCTGACGCTCTATAACATTACCCCAGGCCCGGCGATGTTCACCGAGCAGCCCGATATCGTCTGGGGGCTGATCGCCGCCCTGCTGATTGGTAACGTGATGCTGTTAGTGATGAATATCCCGATGATCAACATCTTCGCCCGCATGCTGTCGATCCCACTGTGGTTTCTGGTGCCAGCGATTGCCGCGATTTCGGCTGTCGGCGTCTACGCCGTGCACAGTACGACTTTCGATCTGCTGCTAATGGTGGCGCTGGGAATATTTGGCTATATCCTGCGTAAAATGGACTTTCCGATGTCGCCGCTGATTCTGGGCTTTGTCCTGGGCGAGATGCTGGAACAGAACCTGCGCCGTGCGCTATCGATCAGCAACGGTAACCTGCCGATTCTGTGGGAGAGTTTAATCTGTAAGGTGCTGTTAATTCTGGCAATTACGGTATTGCTGGTACCGCCGTTGTGGAAACGCTGGCGTCGTAAGCGCCTGGCGCTGGCCGCAGAGTAA
- the flk gene encoding flagella biosynthesis regulator Flk produces the protein MQPLSGPGLPPGDRPSLTPAGGQNRVAGEQPLSPAQRTTLERLIVRILSLSTLKAPELWAGIRHEVGVKSEAELQSRHFPAAEQYLNTRLSQAQDGHASRQLLQQLSDLLPQGNNRQAVSDFIRQQFGHTVLSSLTPDQMRQVLTMLQNGQMAIPQPQQTRATDRTLLPAEHHTLNQQVARLAAATGEQPVKLWAGVMKLANLKSGDPIPSRQFPLLTHYLQARLALTQHQAPTLQLLEASLRQPPDQAEHRLLEDYSRQRFQATPQTVLTAAQAQDLLNQLFARRAEKYHEARLADDELRPQPIYSPFVASLPSLLQPAAARPAMTAFIVLLVVVFLLWLFL, from the coding sequence ATGCAACCTCTCAGCGGCCCCGGTCTGCCACCAGGCGATCGCCCTTCGCTTACGCCTGCCGGTGGGCAGAACCGCGTTGCGGGTGAGCAGCCGCTTTCTCCGGCGCAGCGCACCACGCTGGAGCGTTTGATTGTGCGCATATTGTCGCTGAGTACCTTGAAAGCGCCAGAGCTGTGGGCTGGGATCCGTCATGAAGTGGGCGTAAAAAGTGAGGCTGAACTTCAGTCGCGTCATTTTCCCGCGGCGGAACAGTATCTGAATACGCGTTTGTCGCAGGCGCAGGATGGCCACGCCTCACGGCAGCTGTTGCAACAACTCAGCGATCTGCTGCCGCAGGGTAATAATCGCCAGGCGGTCAGCGATTTTATCCGCCAGCAGTTTGGCCATACCGTTTTGAGTTCATTAACGCCCGATCAGATGCGTCAGGTGCTGACCATGCTGCAAAACGGACAGATGGCAATTCCGCAACCGCAGCAAACCCGCGCTACCGATCGCACCCTGCTGCCGGCAGAGCATCACACGCTGAACCAGCAGGTTGCGCGTCTGGCGGCCGCCACCGGCGAGCAGCCGGTCAAGCTGTGGGCTGGCGTAATGAAGCTGGCCAACCTCAAAAGCGGCGATCCCATTCCGTCACGGCAGTTTCCGTTGTTGACCCATTATTTGCAGGCGCGACTGGCGCTGACGCAGCATCAGGCGCCTACGCTACAGCTGCTTGAAGCCTCGTTGCGCCAGCCGCCCGATCAGGCTGAACATCGCCTGCTGGAAGATTATAGCCGGCAGCGTTTCCAGGCGACGCCTCAAACCGTGCTGACCGCAGCGCAGGCGCAGGATCTGCTTAATCAGCTGTTTGCTCGACGTGCTGAAAAATATCATGAAGCGCGCCTGGCGGATGACGAGCTGCGTCCGCAGCCGATCTACTCGCCTTTTGTGGCCTCGCTGCCGTCGCTGTTGCAGCCCGCCGCAGCACGACCGGCGATGACTGCTTTTATCGTGCTGCTGGTGGTGGTTTTCCTGCTGTGGCTGTTTCTCTGA
- a CDS encoding rhodanese-like domain-containing protein yields the protein MHPHSAVLAFPPPAAVESAAWLEQKLRYYADAWDVAQDLARQIEDIVVIDARSSAAYASGHIVGAVSFPHRTMTAESTATLDRSKVYITYCDGIGCNGSTKAAWKLACLGFQVKELIGGLDFWLRDGHPVNTGDAPGHWPETASAPTCGC from the coding sequence ATGCACCCACATTCTGCTGTTCTTGCTTTTCCCCCGCCTGCCGCTGTTGAAAGCGCCGCCTGGCTGGAACAGAAATTACGTTATTATGCCGATGCCTGGGATGTGGCACAGGATCTTGCCCGCCAGATAGAGGATATCGTGGTAATCGACGCGCGTTCTTCAGCGGCGTATGCCAGCGGCCATATCGTTGGCGCGGTGAGTTTTCCGCATCGCACCATGACCGCTGAAAGCACCGCGACGCTGGACCGCAGCAAAGTCTATATCACCTATTGCGACGGCATTGGCTGTAACGGTTCGACCAAAGCGGCGTGGAAGCTGGCGTGCTTAGGTTTTCAGGTGAAGGAGTTGATTGGCGGGCTCGATTTTTGGCTGCGTGACGGGCATCCGGTTAACACCGGGGATGCGCCGGGCCACTGGCCTGAAACGGCCAGCGCGCCGACCTGCGGCTGTTAA
- a CDS encoding PLP-dependent aminotransferase family protein, whose translation MASVAFSWHHHFARQPGEHRRQRLCAMLREAINQGRLQQGDRLPSSRLMAADLALSRVTVEAAYGQLESEGYLLRQTGRGTFVAFSVTKKAQRQQLALPVKLSRRGNQILATGGCQDPLFPHAFAAGSPELRAFPQRIWQRLTSTLQRQQGMTLQRYGDPQGYLPLREAIADYLVQSRGVRCSAQQVVVLTSSQQALQLLAWLLIDPDDEAWLEEPGYPGARNALLSAGANLHPVMLDGEGAQLREGQPKLIYLTPSHHYPGGVTLSLQRRHAWLAFARQQRSWIVEDDYDSEFHYQGEPMPAMQGLDRTGRVIYLGTFSKSLFPSLRLAYMVVPDGLVDALCAARSLMDGHSALLPQAVTAAFISAGHFGAHLRLMRQLYHSRRDLLRQQLEQKLAESLVSFPTQGGMQLQVRLLYGDEAVITRTARQQGLLLPQLSSLYRHGNAVPGWLLGFSALENQEIIQAVDKLARIMESSH comes from the coding sequence ATGGCCAGCGTTGCGTTTTCGTGGCATCACCATTTTGCCCGTCAGCCAGGTGAGCATCGCCGCCAGCGCCTGTGCGCTATGCTGCGAGAGGCAATCAATCAGGGTCGCCTGCAGCAGGGCGATCGGCTCCCCTCCTCCCGCCTGATGGCGGCCGATCTGGCACTGTCGCGGGTGACGGTGGAAGCCGCTTATGGTCAGCTGGAAAGCGAAGGCTATCTGTTGCGACAAACCGGCCGCGGTACCTTTGTCGCATTCAGCGTGACCAAAAAAGCGCAACGGCAACAGCTGGCGCTGCCGGTAAAGCTTTCACGACGCGGCAACCAGATTCTCGCCACTGGCGGCTGTCAGGATCCGCTGTTTCCCCACGCTTTTGCCGCTGGTTCACCTGAGCTGCGAGCGTTTCCTCAGCGCATCTGGCAGCGGCTTACTTCGACGCTGCAGCGCCAGCAAGGTATGACGCTACAACGCTATGGCGATCCGCAAGGCTATTTGCCGCTGCGCGAGGCAATAGCGGATTATCTGGTGCAGTCGCGCGGTGTTCGCTGCAGCGCGCAACAGGTAGTGGTGTTAACCAGCTCGCAGCAGGCACTGCAACTGCTGGCATGGCTGCTTATCGATCCAGATGATGAAGCATGGCTGGAGGAGCCCGGTTATCCTGGCGCGCGCAACGCGTTATTGAGCGCAGGTGCGAATCTGCATCCGGTCATGCTGGATGGAGAAGGTGCGCAGCTGCGTGAGGGCCAGCCGAAACTGATCTATTTAACCCCTTCTCACCATTATCCTGGCGGCGTAACGTTAAGCCTGCAGCGACGACACGCGTGGCTGGCATTTGCTCGTCAGCAGCGCAGCTGGATCGTGGAAGATGACTACGACAGCGAGTTTCACTATCAGGGCGAGCCGATGCCCGCCATGCAGGGTCTCGACCGTACCGGGCGGGTGATTTATCTGGGCACCTTTTCTAAATCACTTTTTCCCTCGTTGCGGCTGGCCTATATGGTCGTGCCCGATGGCCTGGTGGATGCGCTGTGTGCCGCGCGTAGCCTGATGGATGGGCACAGCGCACTGTTGCCACAGGCTGTAACCGCGGCCTTTATTTCTGCAGGGCATTTTGGCGCGCACCTGCGGCTGATGCGCCAGCTCTATCACAGCCGTCGTGATTTGCTGAGACAGCAACTGGAACAGAAATTGGCGGAGTCGCTGGTGAGTTTTCCCACGCAGGGCGGTATGCAATTGCAGGTCAGGCTGTTGTATGGTGATGAAGCAGTCATTACCCGAACAGCCCGTCAGCAGGGACTGCTGTTACCGCAATTATCTTCCCTCTATCGCCACGGGAATGCGGTGCCGGGCTGGCTGCTCGGCTTCAGTGCGCTGGAAAATCAGGAAATTATTCAGGCGGTAGATAAGCTGGCCCGGATCATGGAAAGCAGTCATTGA
- the fabB gene encoding beta-ketoacyl-ACP synthase I, with protein sequence MKRAVITGLGIVSSIGNNQQEVLASLREGRSGITFSQELKDSGMRSHVWGNVKLTKEEISALIDRKMLRFMSDASIYAYISMLEAVKDSGLTVEQYQNNPRVGLVAGSGGGSPVNQAASVDGMRAKGLRGVGPYMVTKAMASGVSACLATPFKIHGVNYSISSACATSAHCIGNAVEQIQLGKQDIVFAGGGEELCWEMSCEFDAMGALSTKYNESPEKASRTYDTERDGFVIAGGGGMVVVEELEHALARGAHIYAEIVGYGATSDGADMVAPSGEGAMRCMRMAMEGVDTPIDYLNTHGTSTPVGDVKELGAIRAVFGDNSPAMSATKAMTGHSLGAAGVQEAIYSLLMLEHGFIAPSINIDELDPAAEGLNIVTEPTQRKLTTVMSNSFGFGGTNATLTMRKYQ encoded by the coding sequence ATGAAACGTGCGGTGATTACAGGCTTGGGAATCGTTTCGAGCATTGGTAACAACCAGCAAGAAGTTTTAGCTTCGCTGCGTGAAGGTCGCTCAGGCATCACTTTCTCACAGGAGCTGAAAGATTCCGGCATGCGTAGTCACGTCTGGGGCAACGTTAAACTCACTAAAGAAGAGATTTCCGCCCTTATCGACCGCAAAATGCTGCGCTTCATGAGTGACGCGTCAATTTATGCCTATATCTCTATGCTGGAAGCGGTGAAAGACTCCGGTCTGACCGTTGAGCAATATCAGAATAACCCGCGTGTCGGCCTGGTGGCCGGTTCAGGCGGCGGCTCGCCGGTCAATCAGGCAGCCAGCGTTGATGGCATGCGTGCAAAAGGCCTGCGCGGCGTCGGTCCTTATATGGTGACCAAAGCGATGGCATCCGGCGTCTCCGCCTGCCTCGCCACGCCGTTTAAAATCCATGGCGTAAACTACTCCATCAGCTCAGCCTGTGCGACTTCAGCACACTGTATCGGTAACGCGGTTGAGCAGATCCAGCTGGGCAAACAGGATATCGTTTTCGCTGGCGGCGGCGAAGAGCTGTGCTGGGAAATGTCCTGTGAATTTGACGCGATGGGCGCACTTTCCACCAAATACAATGAGTCGCCAGAAAAGGCGTCCCGCACCTATGACACCGAACGCGATGGCTTTGTGATCGCCGGCGGCGGCGGCATGGTAGTGGTGGAAGAGCTGGAGCACGCTCTGGCACGTGGCGCGCACATCTATGCTGAAATCGTCGGTTACGGTGCGACCTCTGACGGTGCGGACATGGTTGCTCCATCGGGTGAAGGCGCAATGCGCTGCATGCGTATGGCGATGGAAGGCGTGGATACGCCAATCGACTATCTGAACACGCACGGCACGTCAACGCCGGTGGGCGATGTGAAAGAGCTGGGTGCCATCCGCGCGGTGTTTGGTGATAACTCACCGGCGATGTCTGCGACCAAAGCGATGACCGGCCATTCACTGGGCGCCGCTGGCGTGCAGGAAGCGATTTACTCACTGCTGATGCTGGAGCACGGTTTTATCGCGCCAAGCATCAATATCGATGAGCTGGATCCGGCGGCCGAAGGCCTGAACATTGTGACCGAACCTACCCAGCGCAAGCTGACCACGGTGATGTCCAACAGCTTCGGTTTCGGCGGCACCAACGCCACGCTGACCATGCGCAAATATCAGTAA
- the mnmC gene encoding bifunctional tRNA (5-methylaminomethyl-2-thiouridine)(34)-methyltransferase MnmD/FAD-dependent 5-carboxymethylaminomethyl-2-thiouridine(34) oxidoreductase MnmC, which translates to MKLTPVEHAELGWNEQGTPVSRAFGDIYFSNDDGLEETRHVFLGGNGLPARFATHPRPLFIVAETGFGTGLNFLTLWQAFDRFHAAHAGASLQRLHFISCEKYPLTRADLTAALAQWPELAPWSAELCAQWPAALPGCQRLLFADGRITLDLWFGDINQLPDIFDDSLTRQIDAWMLDGFAPSKNPDMWTPELFATMAKLARADGTFATFTAAGFVRRGLQQAGFTVERRKGFGPKREMLCGQLTAATPIAAMQPWYARPAAQPGDIAIIGGGLASATLALALLRRNLRVTLYCADDAPALGASGNRQGALYPLLQPHDEALSRFFPAAFSFARRWYDALPLSFDHDWCGVTQLAWDEKSAKKIAGMLEMALPSEIATAISQSQAEALAGVSLGCGGIHYPAGGWLSPAELTSALLQRAETQGLRVHWLHKLDAVERENSGWRLHFASQPSTRHDNVVLANGHAMADLTQSQKLPLYAVAGQVSHVPSRDGLAELRQVLCYDGYLTPASPQFASHSIGASYHRGERETHFRDSDQQENAARLRACLPDNKWTDAVDVSDNDARNGVRCATRDHLPMVGSLPDYDRTLANYADLMTQQQDADSAPVWPGLFVLGALGSRGLCSAPLAAEILAAQISGEPLPADRITLAGLNPNRYWIRKLLKGKAVEK; encoded by the coding sequence ATGAAATTGACCCCGGTAGAACATGCTGAACTTGGCTGGAATGAACAGGGTACACCTGTATCCCGAGCATTCGGCGATATCTACTTTTCCAACGATGATGGCCTCGAAGAAACACGTCATGTTTTTCTGGGCGGCAACGGTTTACCGGCGCGTTTTGCCACCCATCCGCGCCCGCTTTTCATCGTGGCGGAAACTGGATTTGGCACCGGGCTCAACTTTTTAACGCTGTGGCAGGCCTTTGATCGCTTTCACGCCGCGCACGCTGGGGCCAGCCTGCAACGTCTGCATTTTATCAGCTGCGAGAAATATCCGCTGACACGCGCCGATCTCACCGCCGCGCTGGCACAGTGGCCGGAACTGGCGCCCTGGTCAGCCGAGCTGTGCGCGCAATGGCCTGCTGCCCTGCCCGGCTGTCAGCGCCTGCTGTTTGCCGACGGACGCATCACGCTGGATCTCTGGTTTGGTGATATTAATCAGTTACCCGACATTTTTGATGACAGCCTGACGCGTCAGATCGATGCGTGGATGCTGGATGGCTTCGCGCCGTCGAAAAACCCGGATATGTGGACGCCGGAACTGTTTGCCACCATGGCAAAACTGGCAAGAGCCGATGGCACCTTCGCCACTTTTACCGCCGCCGGATTTGTGCGTCGCGGGCTGCAACAGGCGGGATTCACCGTTGAGCGGCGCAAAGGCTTTGGCCCGAAACGGGAGATGCTGTGCGGCCAGCTCACGGCAGCCACGCCGATCGCAGCGATGCAGCCCTGGTATGCGCGCCCTGCCGCGCAGCCCGGTGATATTGCAATTATCGGCGGCGGCCTGGCCAGTGCCACGCTGGCGCTGGCGTTGCTGCGACGTAATCTGCGGGTCACGCTTTACTGTGCTGACGACGCCCCCGCGCTTGGCGCATCAGGCAACCGCCAGGGCGCGCTCTACCCGCTGTTGCAGCCGCATGATGAGGCGCTCAGCCGCTTTTTTCCGGCAGCGTTCAGCTTTGCCCGTCGCTGGTATGACGCGCTACCGCTGAGTTTTGATCATGACTGGTGCGGCGTGACGCAGCTCGCCTGGGATGAGAAAAGCGCGAAAAAAATTGCCGGCATGCTGGAGATGGCTCTGCCATCAGAGATCGCCACCGCGATCAGCCAAAGCCAGGCCGAAGCGCTGGCGGGCGTGAGCCTTGGCTGCGGCGGCATTCATTACCCGGCGGGCGGCTGGCTTTCACCGGCGGAGCTGACCAGTGCCCTGCTGCAACGGGCAGAAACGCAGGGACTACGCGTGCACTGGCTGCATAAACTTGATGCGGTGGAGCGCGAGAACAGCGGCTGGCGGCTGCACTTTGCCAGCCAGCCATCAACGCGGCACGATAATGTGGTGCTGGCTAACGGCCATGCAATGGCCGATCTGACGCAGAGTCAAAAGCTGCCGCTCTACGCTGTCGCCGGCCAGGTCAGCCATGTGCCCTCGCGCGATGGCCTCGCCGAACTGCGGCAGGTCCTCTGCTATGACGGTTATTTAACGCCAGCCAGCCCGCAGTTTGCCAGTCATTCCATCGGCGCCAGCTATCATCGTGGCGAACGTGAAACGCACTTTCGCGACAGCGATCAGCAAGAGAATGCCGCGCGCCTGCGCGCCTGTCTGCCCGACAATAAATGGACCGATGCGGTCGACGTCAGCGATAACGATGCGCGTAACGGCGTGCGCTGCGCCACCCGCGATCATCTGCCGATGGTGGGCAGCCTGCCCGATTACGATCGCACACTGGCCAACTATGCCGATCTCATGACGCAGCAGCAGGATGCCGACAGCGCACCCGTCTGGCCGGGATTATTTGTGCTCGGGGCGCTGGGTTCGCGCGGCTTATGCAGCGCGCCACTGGCGGCAGAGATTTTGGCGGCGCAGATCAGCGGCGAGCCGCTGCCGGCCGATCGCATTACGCTGGCGGGATTGAATCCAAACCGTTACTGGATCAGGAAGTTACTGAAGGGAAAAGCGGTAGAGAAGTAA
- a CDS encoding YfcL family protein, whose product MIAEFETRILALIDDMVDHASDDELFASGYLRGHLTLAVAEVEQLNEHTPEALQVHVQNSLQNAIAAGELSPRDQALVIGMWDNLFLQARRQA is encoded by the coding sequence ATGATCGCAGAGTTTGAAACACGTATTCTGGCGCTGATTGACGATATGGTTGACCACGCCAGTGACGATGAGCTGTTTGCCAGCGGGTATCTGCGCGGTCATCTTACGCTGGCGGTGGCGGAAGTAGAGCAGCTTAATGAGCACACGCCTGAAGCGTTGCAGGTGCATGTGCAAAACAGCCTGCAAAACGCCATTGCCGCCGGTGAGCTTTCACCGCGCGATCAGGCGCTGGTGATCGGCATGTGGGACAATCTGTTTCTGCAGGCTCGCCGCCAGGCGTAA